One window of Sinorhizobium fredii NGR234 genomic DNA carries:
- the rnr gene encoding ribonuclease R, protein MSRIPRDPTERRTKSAGKKQLRAAQAAPAVKDAIIHGAVPPRDVLMRFIAENPQQASKREIAKAFGLKGEARVELKALLRSLEEDGLVEKKRKSLVRPGALPPVTVLDITIRDIDGELIGRPAEWLDDDGVAPAVLIRQSAAGKAKGKAPVGGLGDRVLAKIFPAKERGGPAYTARIIKILDKRKDAVLGVFRATPGGGGRLMPIDKRGEEVLVDAEFTGDAKDGDLVEVHLARLGRYGLPRAQVQTVIGSVASEKAISMIAIHAHGIPHVFPERVLQEADAAEAATMAHREDWRSLPLVTIDPADAKDHDDAVHAEPDPSPDNPGGVIVTVAIADVSWYIRAKSALDLEALKRGNSVYFPDRVVPMLPERISNDLCSLKEGVDRPALAVRMRFSKEGRKAGHTFHRIMMRSAAKLSYQQAQAAIDGSPDDKTGPILEPILKPLWEGYRILSRGRERRQPLELDMPERKIILKPDGTVDRVFVPERLDAHKLIEEMMIQANVAAAETLEQKRQALIYRVHDQPSLAKQESLREFLATLDISLAKGGAMRANHFNGVLARADGKPFETMVNEMVLRSQSQAIYSPENIGHFGLNLVRYAHFTSPIRRYADLVVHRALVSSLGLGEGGLTPQEEGVLDDIAAEISTFERRAMAAERDTVDRLIAHHLSGRVGEEFDGRVSGVIKAGLFVTLPAYGADGFIPISTLGRDYFIYDEAHQALSGEKTGLGYRLGDPVRVKLAEAVPLAGALRFEMLSEGRKMPTAMRSFHKAGRRDRVNAGKRPGTRPPRGRR, encoded by the coding sequence TTGAGTAGAATTCCGCGCGATCCGACCGAACGGCGCACAAAAAGTGCCGGCAAGAAGCAGTTGCGCGCAGCCCAGGCGGCGCCCGCAGTCAAGGACGCGATCATCCACGGCGCCGTTCCGCCGCGCGACGTGCTCATGCGCTTCATCGCCGAGAATCCGCAGCAGGCCTCGAAGCGGGAGATCGCCAAGGCGTTCGGCCTGAAGGGCGAGGCGCGCGTCGAACTCAAGGCGCTGCTCCGCTCGCTGGAGGAGGACGGGCTGGTCGAGAAGAAGCGCAAGTCGCTCGTTCGCCCCGGTGCCCTGCCGCCCGTCACCGTGCTCGACATCACCATCCGCGATATCGACGGCGAATTGATCGGCCGCCCGGCCGAATGGCTCGACGACGACGGCGTCGCACCGGCGGTCCTGATCCGCCAGTCGGCGGCCGGCAAGGCGAAGGGCAAGGCGCCGGTCGGCGGTCTCGGCGACCGGGTGCTCGCCAAGATCTTCCCGGCCAAGGAGCGGGGCGGCCCCGCCTATACGGCGCGCATCATCAAGATCCTCGACAAGCGCAAGGATGCCGTGCTCGGCGTGTTCCGCGCGACTCCGGGCGGCGGCGGTCGACTGATGCCGATCGACAAGCGCGGCGAGGAAGTCCTCGTCGACGCGGAATTCACGGGCGACGCCAAGGACGGCGACCTCGTCGAAGTGCATCTCGCCCGGCTCGGCCGTTACGGCCTGCCGCGCGCCCAGGTGCAGACCGTCATCGGCTCCGTCGCCTCCGAAAAGGCGATCTCGATGATAGCCATCCATGCGCATGGCATTCCGCATGTCTTCCCAGAGCGCGTACTGCAGGAGGCCGATGCGGCAGAGGCCGCCACGATGGCGCACCGCGAGGACTGGCGCTCGCTGCCGCTCGTCACCATCGACCCGGCCGACGCCAAGGACCACGACGACGCCGTTCACGCCGAACCGGATCCCTCCCCCGACAATCCCGGCGGCGTTATCGTCACCGTCGCGATCGCCGACGTCTCCTGGTATATCCGGGCGAAATCGGCTCTCGATCTCGAAGCGTTGAAACGCGGCAATTCTGTCTATTTCCCCGATCGTGTCGTGCCGATGCTGCCCGAGCGCATCTCCAACGATCTCTGCTCGCTGAAGGAAGGTGTCGACCGGCCTGCGCTGGCGGTGCGGATGCGTTTCTCGAAGGAGGGCCGCAAGGCGGGACATACGTTCCACCGCATCATGATGCGCAGCGCCGCCAAGCTTTCCTATCAACAGGCCCAGGCCGCCATCGACGGGTCGCCGGACGACAAGACCGGGCCGATCCTGGAACCGATCCTGAAGCCGCTGTGGGAGGGCTACCGCATCCTCAGCCGCGGGCGGGAGCGGCGCCAGCCACTCGAACTCGACATGCCCGAGCGCAAGATCATCCTGAAGCCGGACGGAACCGTCGACCGGGTCTTCGTGCCGGAACGCCTCGATGCCCACAAGCTCATCGAGGAAATGATGATCCAGGCCAACGTCGCGGCGGCGGAGACCTTGGAGCAGAAACGCCAGGCATTGATCTACCGCGTCCACGATCAGCCGTCGCTTGCCAAGCAGGAAAGCCTGCGCGAGTTCCTGGCAACGCTCGACATCTCGCTCGCCAAGGGCGGCGCCATGCGTGCCAACCACTTCAACGGCGTTCTCGCCCGGGCCGACGGCAAGCCCTTTGAGACGATGGTCAACGAGATGGTGCTCCGGTCGCAAAGCCAGGCGATCTACAGTCCGGAAAACATCGGCCATTTCGGCCTCAACCTGGTGCGCTATGCCCACTTCACCTCGCCGATCCGGCGCTATGCGGACCTCGTGGTGCACCGGGCGCTGGTGAGTTCGCTCGGCCTTGGCGAGGGCGGCTTGACGCCGCAGGAAGAGGGCGTGCTCGACGATATCGCCGCGGAAATCTCCACCTTCGAGCGGCGCGCAATGGCCGCCGAACGCGATACGGTCGACCGGCTGATCGCTCATCACTTGAGCGGACGCGTCGGCGAGGAGTTCGACGGGCGCGTCTCGGGCGTGATCAAGGCGGGACTTTTTGTCACCCTCCCCGCCTATGGCGCCGACGGCTTCATCCCTATATCCACGCTCGGACGCGACTACTTCATCTATGATGAGGCGCATCAGGCCCTGTCCGGCGAAAAAACCGGACTTGGCTATCGTCTTGGCGATCCGGTCCGCGTCAAGCTTGCCGAGGCCGTGCCGCTCGCCGGTGCACTTCGCTTCGAGATGCTGAGCGAAGGGCGAAAGATGCCGACGGCAATGCGCTCCTTCCACAAGGCTGGCCGCCGCGATCGGGTGAACGCGGGCAAACGGCCGGGAACGCGGCCGCCGCGCGGCAGGCGGTGA
- a CDS encoding DUF983 domain-containing protein, with protein MKAMATDKLQLGGEQREERPVGRAMKRGFLGKCPACGQGRLFRGFVKSVDACAACGERMDHHRADDFPPYIVVTIVGHLVLGGYMMTDLVLPLSTWQHLAVWAPVTLVSALALMQPVKGAVIGLQWALKMHGFGGHEDRPEDILPPRDPSA; from the coding sequence ATGAAAGCAATGGCAACCGACAAGCTGCAGCTGGGTGGGGAGCAGCGGGAGGAGCGGCCCGTCGGGCGTGCGATGAAGCGCGGCTTTCTGGGCAAATGTCCCGCCTGCGGCCAAGGCCGACTGTTTCGAGGCTTCGTCAAATCGGTGGATGCCTGCGCCGCCTGCGGCGAACGGATGGACCATCATCGCGCCGACGACTTTCCACCCTATATCGTCGTGACGATCGTCGGTCATCTGGTGCTCGGCGGATACATGATGACGGATCTGGTCCTGCCGCTCTCCACCTGGCAGCACCTGGCGGTCTGGGCGCCGGTGACGCTCGTCAGCGCACTCGCCCTGATGCAGCCGGTCAAAGGCGCGGTCATCGGGCTGCAATGGGCTTTGAAAATGCACGGCTTCGGCGGGCACGAAGACCGGCCGGAAGACATCCTCCCACCGCGGGATCCATCGGCATGA